One Pagrus major chromosome 11, Pma_NU_1.0 genomic region harbors:
- the barhl2 gene encoding barH-like 2 homeobox protein, with protein sequence MEGSSGSSFGIDTILSSASNSGNPVLMNGDFRLGDSRTADFRSQATPSPCSEIDTVGTAPSSPISVTMEHAADAHLVQDSLQHHHHHHNQPQSLPLSPQQQQPLAGAGCAPRTATSSFLIKDILGDSKPLAACAPYSTSVSSPHHTPKPESATAPDGFRPKLEQDENRSKLDKRDDIQSEMKCNGTKEEGDREISSSRDSPPMRTKKPRKARTAFTDHQLNQLERSFERQKYLSVQDRMDLAAALNLTDTQVKTWYQNRRTKWKRQTAVGLELLAEAGNYSALQRMFPSPYFYHPSLLGTVDSTTAAAAAAAMYSSMYRTPTAPHPSLQRPLVPRVLIHGLGPGGQPALNPLSNPMAGTPHPR encoded by the exons ATGGAAGGATCCAGCGGGTCGAGTTTTGGGATAGACACTATTTTATCCAGCGCTTCTAACTCTGGTAACCCCGTGCTAATGAACGGAGATTTTCGGCTCGGCGACAGCAGGACAGCGGATTTCAGGAGCCAGGCAACCCCGTCACCATGCTCGGAGATAGACACGGTGGGAACAGCCCCCTCATCCCCCATCTCGGTCACCATGGAGCACGCCGCCGATGCGCATCTGGTCCAGGACAGCCTTCagcatcaccaccatcaccacaaCCAGCCGCAGAGTTTGCCGCTGTcgcctcagcagcagcagccgctcGCCGGGGCCGGCTGCGCCCCGAGGACTGCCACCTCCTCGTTTCTAATCAAAGACATTTTGGGCGACAGTAAACCGCTGGCAGCCTGCGCACCTTACAGCACCAGCGTATCCTCACCCCATCACACGCCAAAACCAGAAAGTGCCACGGCTCCGGACGGCTTCAGGCCCAAGCTGGAACAGGACGAGAACAGAAGcaagttggacaaaagggacgACATTCAGAGCGAAATGAAATGCAACG GGACTAAAGAAGAAGGCGACCGGGAGATCTCCAGTAGCAGAGACAGTCCACCGATGCGCACGAAAAAGCCTCGCAAAGCACGGACAGCCTTTACGGACCACCAGCTCAACCAGCTGGAGAGGAGCTTCGAGCGACAAAAATACCTCAGCGTGCAGGACCGCATGGACCTGGCCGCGGCTCTCAAcctgacagacacacaagtCAAGACCTGGTACCAAAACAGACG GACGAAGTGGAAGAGGCAAACGGCGGTCGGATTAGAGCTCCTGGCTGAAGCAGGAAACTACTCGGCCTTACAGAGAATGTTCCCGTCGCCCTATTTCTACCACCCGAGCCTGCTGGGCACCGTGGACAGCACGACGGCAGCCGCTGCGGCCGCGGCCATGTACAGCAGTATGTACCGGACTCCTACCGCGCCGCATCCCAGCCTCCAGAGACCTCTTGTCCCGAGGGTGCTCATTCATGGCCTTGGGCCGGGGGGGCAACCGGCGCTAAACCCCCTGTCTAACCCCATGGCCGGCACACCGCACCCGCGGTAG